CTCGTCGCGCATGGCGACGGCGTTCGGAAAGCGTTCGTTCGGGTTCTTCTTCAGCGCGCGGGCGATCAGCGCGTCCACCGCGGGCGGCAGCGAGCGGTTGATGGAGGAGGGCGCGACCGGCTCCTCCTGCACGTGCGCGTAAGCGATCGCCAGCGGCGAGTCCGCGTCGAACGGAAGCCGCCCGGTGACCAGTTGGAACAGCATGATGCCGACCGAGTACAGGTCGGAGCGGGCGTCGACCCCGCGGCCGAGGGCCTGCTCGGGCGAGAGGTACTGCGGGGTGCCGACGACCATGCCGGTCTGCGTCATGGAGGTGACGCCGGACTGCATGGCGCGGGCGATGCCGAAGTCCATCACCTTGACCACGCCGCGCTTGGTCACCATCACGTTGCCCGGCTTGATGTCCCGGTGGACCAGGCCCATCTCGTGGCTGATCTCCAGCGCGGCCAGCACGTCGGCGGTGACCTTGAGCGCCTTGTCGGCGGGCATCGCGCCGAACTGCCGTACGTCCTCGTCGAGCACGGAGCCGAGCGGGCGGCCCTCGACGTACTCCATGACGATGTACGGCGTCGTGGCGTCGGCGACGGTGTCCTCACCGGTGTCGAAGACGGAGACGATGTTGGTGTGCGTGAGCTTGGCCACCGCCTGCGCCTCACGGCGGAAGCGCTCGCGGAAGGCCTGCTCCCGGCCCAGTTCGGTGTGCAGGGTCTTGATCGCGACCTGCCGGTCGAGCACCGAGTCGTAGGCGAGATGCACGGCGGCCATGCCACCCTGGCCGAGCAAGTCGCGCAGCTGATAGCGGCCGCCGGCGAGCGACTGACCCGCGTACCGGTCCTGTGCGCCGTCCTGGCTCATGTGTCCGTGTCCCCCATCGGCCTTCCGGCGCCGGCCCGCTCGTTGCTGATCGAATGGCTCATTCCCGGCCAAGTCTGCCCCAGGGCACTGACACGTCAAGCGCGGTGCCCGTTCCGTGACCGTACGCGAAAGAAGCGTCGCGCGAGCGTTACAGAGGCTGTACGGCCGGTACACGAAATTTGCACGTAGGCATCGTGTGACGGTTTGATGGCCGGTCCGTCTCGTGCCGGTTCCGGCCCCCTTCTCGGACCGGCGGCTTGCGTTGAGGCTGTAGCGTGGCCGACGGAGACCGTAACAACACCGCGCGCACCGCGGGCAGAAACGACGGCGAGGACTGATGGAGCAGCAGCAGCGCGCTCAGGGCCCGTCCGACCCCGAGGCGACTGGCGGCGGTATGTCAGATGCGCCGGAGATGTGGGGCAACGGCGGCCTGGTCGGCGACGGCCGATATCGGCTGACCCGCAGACTCGGCCGGGGCGGCATGGCGGAGGTGTTCGCCGCCGAGGACGTGCGTCTGGGGCGCACCGTCGCGGTGAAGCTGCTGCGCGCCGACCTCGCCGAGGATCCGGTCTCCAAGGCCCGCTTCACGCGCGAGGCACAGTCGGTCGCCGGCCTCAACCACCACTCCATCGTCGCCGTGTACGACTCCGGCGAGGACTACGTGGGCGGCCAGAGCGTCCCCTACATCGTGATGGAGATCGTCGAGGGCCGCACCATCCGCGACCTCCTGATCAACGCCGAGGCGCCGGGCCCCGAGCAGGCCCTGATCATCGTCTCCGGTGTCCTGGAGGCGCTGGCCTACTCGCACCAGCACGGCATCGTGCACCGCGACATCAAGCCGGCGAACGTCATCATCACCAACAACGGCGCCGTCAAGGTGATGGACTTCGGCATCGCCCGCGCCCTGCACGGCGCGTCCACGACGATGACGCAGACCGGCATGGTCATGGGCACGCCGCAGTACCTCTCCCCGGAGCAGGCGCTCGGCAAGGCCGTCGACCACCGCTCCGACCTGTACGCGACCGGCTGCCTGCTCTACGAACTCCTCGCCCTGCGGCCCCCGTTCGTCGGCGAGACCCCGCTGTCGGTGGTTTACCAGCACGTCCAGGACATCCCCGTGCCGCCGTCGCAGGTCTCCAACGGCGGCTGCCCGCCGGAGTTGGACGGCCTGGTCATGCGCTCCCTCGCCAAGGAGCCCGACGACCGCTTCCAGACCGCGGAGGAGATGCGCGGGCTGGTC
The sequence above is drawn from the Streptomyces sp. SLBN-31 genome and encodes:
- a CDS encoding protein kinase domain-containing protein, with the translated sequence MSQDGAQDRYAGQSLAGGRYQLRDLLGQGGMAAVHLAYDSVLDRQVAIKTLHTELGREQAFRERFRREAQAVAKLTHTNIVSVFDTGEDTVADATTPYIVMEYVEGRPLGSVLDEDVRQFGAMPADKALKVTADVLAALEISHEMGLVHRDIKPGNVMVTKRGVVKVMDFGIARAMQSGVTSMTQTGMVVGTPQYLSPEQALGRGVDARSDLYSVGIMLFQLVTGRLPFDADSPLAIAYAHVQEEPVAPSSINRSLPPAVDALIARALKKNPNERFPNAVAMRDECLRVAASFQAAPPSIVTGAPSASGAGVGAAVFPPVSHATPPPAPVQTPYQPTPAPNPYGTPAPTPSYGYPQQGGYQTPAPYSQQPQTPPPYNLTPPSTPVPSSGDRGNKPVIVVSIIAGIVAVTGLLAALLYGGGSNNDNNSGGSGGSSSEPTTSTTHAADYRGPDKTKVIDKTECTDPQESYTDENKIEVPDFRFKYIDSVKACLDAAGWSYKVENYDENTYGEGAVIDQDPAADTDVDPDSMPTITLQVSTGNPS
- a CDS encoding protein kinase domain-containing protein, giving the protein MEQQQRAQGPSDPEATGGGMSDAPEMWGNGGLVGDGRYRLTRRLGRGGMAEVFAAEDVRLGRTVAVKLLRADLAEDPVSKARFTREAQSVAGLNHHSIVAVYDSGEDYVGGQSVPYIVMEIVEGRTIRDLLINAEAPGPEQALIIVSGVLEALAYSHQHGIVHRDIKPANVIITNNGAVKVMDFGIARALHGASTTMTQTGMVMGTPQYLSPEQALGKAVDHRSDLYATGCLLYELLALRPPFVGETPLSVVYQHVQDIPVPPSQVSNGGCPPELDGLVMRSLAKEPDDRFQTAEEMRGLVQYGLQMLYDQGGHTGTWNTGPVDMHEGRHTPAAGFAGTTVMPHPADSGAGTTQIPQPILPQGYGGGDEGGFEGQGNRGSGRGKLWILAVLAVIAIAAGVALALQNAGGSGGGKPTKSPTSSQSTKDDTASETPSDESTDQPTDTNTDNGTSGNGSGDYTPSYTPSSTPSASKSYEPTEEPTTSDPTPSAPTSSAPPAPSDTATAPTAGADNGGTSGLGGGL